The Cotesia glomerata isolate CgM1 linkage group LG7, MPM_Cglom_v2.3, whole genome shotgun sequence genome segment gctgaTGCACATTATGATTATTACGCTCGacttattatcaatttttatcactAGATAAATGACTTTTACCGCGCTAGTTCGATAGAGCCACTTCCTTTCCCACGTTCACTATCGGTGACTTATTACCCGTGCTCATCAGTACACAAGTGCGATaggaatgttttttattagaattacaatatttaaaattgtccATTGTCCGGGCGCTCTTTTTAcctataacaaaaaaaaaataatatttactccagaattgtataaaaaaagaataaattttgaggaataaatttctataatataaaataggcATTCATATTTAGGGAATGTCTGAACAATCAGTCAGGTTATTTATTGttactattactattttatattatgttaccattattatattatttgtcACGGTATGCAAGTCAAACGAGCTATTATTCCTTGACCTGACCTAACGAAGCCCTCTTTCATATTCATTAGCTAACCAGGTTGGACCAACACTTCAATAGCTAAGCTCAACAGAAGAAATTTGAATGGTgtataaaatagttaaaaaaaaaaaattcatagacctcaacaaataaattaaccctaaaatttcttcaataatttttttattaaaaaaaattaagttgctttttttttaattttttcacaataatttttttatttaaaaaaataaaaaaaaaaatttttacaataatttatttatttaaaaagattataaataaattttttaaaactttatttaaaaaaatgataaaattttacttaaaataccttaatttaaaaaacatttttgaaataaataaaataaaaactgcaaaataatttttgaatcttgataattaaatgatttatcagtttttaattctctttacttaaaataattgatttattagtttttagtAGGTGATTACCGTAGCAATTAACATAcattatatcttcaaaaatactCACGTCTTATCGCTTTTGAGCAAACGAAATATTGTACAAccgaataattaaattattgtacaaCCGAAAactgattaaattttcaatgatccgatagaattttatttaaaatctgcATAATCCATTGCAGTTTATATTCAGAACCATAAATCTTAACTCGTTTTTATCTTGATATTCATCAATACAAAATGGTTTAACAGATAATAAGAATTGGTCCTCAGTTGGTCGGCTGGGTTACATTAATTTGCATTTCGATGAATGCCACTTGaatatataaaagaaaaataagtaaaaaaaattgacccggcgaaacaaaataaaaagatcCGCATTTTTATTATGACTCAGAGATATTTCAGATCGAACTTCCTCTTTACATTAATTTGTATCTCTATATCTAAATCGAGTGAGTTTTATTCCTTAAACTCGGGCTTAATCTTTATACATAATGCATTGTCCTTTTAACAGCCcgagtttttataaataattatattataaattataaacctttatttaatttccgagcacaaagtaatttttatttccaaacTTTTGAGCATAACACACTCGGATTTTCTTCTCGCGACCCAAAACTTGAgatatgtaatttatttgcattgcataatattttctttcttCCATTGCATGACCCTGGATGTTGCCGGATAGAAACGCTTTAGGCATTGTTCAGACATGAGACTCTTATGCAAAGTTAAGGATgacaataattgtaattttattgtcgttttatattaaattaacgttgtaattatttattataataatgataagtgtaatcattttttttttttttttatttattctaattattttgtgattttttttcagcaagaTGCAGGCGCGGATGAAGGCGGAGGATTCTTTTGGGACCCACCCGCGAGTAATCGAGATATCAAAAGTAATCGGAGTCAAGTACGTGAACTGCAAGAACAAATTGTTCAGGCCACCGTGAGAATTCGCGAGTTGGAGGaagaacttgaaaaatttcgtAATAAAGCCATTGACAAGCTTGATGATGTTGCTGATGGCCATCAAAAAGCTGAAATTTTACGGGCTAAACAAGATATTGTTAATCGTATTATACAAATTGGTGAAAAGGTAAATTTCTTTATCAATATTgcaaattttaagacaatatttttttttttcataacaatattattatttaattattatagttattattttcaaatggaATAATACTAATctagattgaaaatttattcttattatatttttaaatgcgtaacaatagtcaatttattatgataagtatttaggctgcattaaaaaattctctgtctctaaatacataattaagaaataaccttgtatctcgtgaaatattgccatttttaaagatacaagctcatcccgatgttacactcatcgagacctttcatttgagtacccacatcaatttttcatatattttatatatttatatatttcacaaataccatatatataaaatatatcaaaaatgccatgtgggtactcgaatgaaaggtcttgatgagtgtaacatcgggatgagcttatatcttttaaaatgtcaataattaagaaattaccttgtatcttgtgaaatattgacatttttaaatatataagctcattccgatgttagactcatcaagacctttcatttgaatacccacatcaatttttcatatatttataaatattatatatatgtatatatgaaaaatatatgaaaatgcatgtgggtactcaaatgaaagctcttgatgagtgtaacatcgggatgagcttatatctttaaaaacgtcaatatttaataaagtacagtgcaatttaacaaaagtcattatttaataaagcaaaattttaatcatttaaaattattaaaattaattgtaaaaaaaagtacaaagtaaaaattaaacaatatatgtCATTGATCATAAAATCATGCAAAATTACAATCtaaagatttaattaaatggCACTAGATCTCGTgtaatatttcataataacaTATATTCACCTCGATTATCATGCAAACAttgaataatatataaaacatgtatgtatttagatatatgtatatataactGTACACAGGGTCGAGAGGCGGAAAGGAACATGAAGAAACAGCAGTTAGATGAATCAACGTTCGTTAATGATTTTCGTGCCGCGATATCGAAACTTGATTCTCACGAGCAAGTACACCTGATACGGTGTGCCCTACACGCATTGGAGCTTGGCAATGGGAATGAATTCAAAGACAATGACGATGAAAAGACAAATATCGCCAGAAAACGGAATAATTCCCAGCGTTATCACGACGAGACTGCCACCAATGGGGTTCATAATCGCGAAACCGACTTGCtggataaaataactaaattacaggaagaaaacaaaaatttgactGCTAGCATTGAGGAATTGGACCAGCAGCACTCTCAATCAATCGGTAagtttcttctttaatttaataattttttaaaaatattctcatagtttcttctttaatttaattaattaattacagaaAAAGTTTTGAGTATCAAAGaagaattagagaaaaaacaCAAAAGTCTCCAAGCAGCCTACGAATCTCTTTACGTCGATTACAATTCCTGTcaagataaattaaataaattagagtCTAAATTCCCCAACAATAATTCaacaatttctttaaaaagtaaattttcagaaGATAAAAATATCCAAACTATATTAAataacgaagaaaaaaaagagctTAGCAACGAAACGACCCAGACTGAAGATAATCAAACAAAAGCCAgcattgaattattaatttctcgCGTCAGAGATATAATAAAAGactgtaatttaaatttaaaaccaGATTGTGAAAATGAAACAATATTCGAGTTGGTAGCTAAGCATTATGTTGAAGCGTCATGGAAAAAAGATACCCTGGAAAATCAGTTAACAGAGCTAACACATCAACTTCACCAGACAAGTAACATGAGAGATAATTTACAAATGGAATGTGATGAATTGCAGCATCATATTGAGTCCTTAGAAATGGAAATCCAACACGTTAAGTCAAATTTGCCGTCCATACCCGAAGCGAGTGAAGAAAGAGTCGCGGTGCTGGAGGCTGAAAATGAATTAATGGCTGCGGAGATAAAGCGCTTGGAGGCTGACATTGAATTGCTGAGCCACAAAAATTCAGAGCTCATCACTGCGATGAGTAATGTCGAAGGTTCTCTGAGAAATCAGGAGAATCTAGAAGCCGAAGTCCGTAATACCAAGCAGCAGTTGGTGATAGCCCAGCAGCAGCTCGCGGGAGCTTCAAAAAATGTCGAGAATAATGAGAACATGATGGAGGACCTCAGTCGTAGGTTGCATGTCGCTTTAGATGAGAACAACGAGCTCAGGAGCAAGAATGACGCGATGGAAGTTAGGGAGAGACAGATGCAGGAGCAGCTGAGTATGTACGAAGGCAAATGTAAGAGCTTGGACGAAAATATTGAGCTGATTGAGGAGCTCAAGTTGGACATTAACAATGTGAGGAAGGAATTGAAGCACTCTGTGGAGAACAACAAGCGGCTTGAGGGCGAATTGAAGTTGATTAGTGAAGCTAAAGGTGAGATTGAAAGGGATATTTTGGTTCTTTCGCAGGAAAAAGAGCAATTGGAGATGGAGATTAAGGTCCTGAAGAATAATGGAGGGATTGATGAAGATAGTGACTTGGTTAAGGAGCTCAGGGAGAGCTTGGAAGGAGTTAATCGGGAGAAGAGCGACTTGGAGTATGATTTGGTGAATATGAGGAAAGAATTGGATGTGGCCTTGAGCCAGGTTGATCTGTCTGAGAAAGAGTGTCTTAATTTGAGGGAAGAAATTAGAAAACTGGATGAGAAGAGCAAGGTTGATAAAGAAGCTAAGGAAGAATCTGAGGAGAGATTAGTGCTGTTGTCAAGAGAGCTTGATTCTCTTCAGCAAGAGCACTTGTTTTTGCAGAACGAAGCCAGGGCTGATAAGACTGAGCTTGATGAGTTGAAGGGTAGATTAGAAAAGTcggaagaaattttgaaaggaTGGGAAAGTAAGTTTAGAGAGGCTAAAATTGAGTGCGAAGGGttgaaagaagaaattttgagGTTGAAGGATAAGTTGGAAAAGTCGGAAGAAATTTCGAAAGAATGGGAAATTAagtttaaagaagaaattttggGGTTAAAGGAAGTTGAAAAgatgaaagaagaaattttgagGATGAAGGAAGTTGAAGAGAAATTGAAAGTAAGTGAAAAGAAATATCAGGAGATGAAGGAAGAATATTTGAAATTGAAGACTTGTAATAAGGAATTAGTTGGGTATGAGGAGAAATATTTGGAGATTGAAGAAAAGGTTAAGAGGATGGAGGAAGAAAGGAATAAAGAAGAAGTTGATAGGTGTCATCAGCTTGAAGCAGATCTGGTGATGTTGTTGAATGAAAAGCAGCAGCTGATTGAAGATAAGAAAGAGATTTCTGATGTGCTTAAGGTTAAAGAAGCGGAATTGGAGGCGTTGAAGGAAGAAAAGAGGGAATTAATGGAGCAGCTGGGTTTGAAGGAGAAAGAATTACAGTCGGTGGTTGATAATTCACAAGAAGCTGCGGACATGGCTAGGGAAACTATTGAGAACTTGTCGAAAATAGTTAACGAGAAGGATAAAGAGATTGAAGCGATAAAGTCTTTGCAGGCTTTGGATGTTGAGAAGAAAGTTTGTgagaatgaaaatattttgtctTCTTTAAAAAGCGAGCGCGATGAACTCATAAAACTTGTACAAGTTAAACACAATGAGAGTTTGCAGTACCATGCGGAAATTCAACGTATGACTCAATTGTTTAGTGACCAGGCGGCTGCTCTGCAAACATCCGTGGCGGAACGTGAGTCTTTGGAGAAGTTGGTGAAAGATAAGGAGGCCGAGGTGCTCTGGGCGCAGAACGAACTTCAAGTGGTGCGTCAGAGGCTCAATAATCTTGAAGAGTCGACTAACTATGGGGAGGTTTGTAATATTGTTGAACACTCGAGTAAGTTGGCGCAGCTGGCGATGCTTGTTGAGAAGTCTAATGCGCTTGAAGCGGCCTTGGTTCAGGAACAGACTAGTAATAGGATTCTTCAGAATCAGCTAACTGATAGTCAGCAGAGGGAAAGTTCTGCTGCTAAAGAGCTGGAGAGACTCAGGTCGCATTTGATGGAGATTGAAGACAATCATACTGAAGAGATGCTCATTCTTGAGCAGAGCAAGAAGGATGTTGAAGCTAAGTTGATGCAGGTTGAGGAACAGCTTAAGAATAGCTCTACTGTTTATACTTCCGCGAATATCAGGGCTAATCAACAGGTTGAGACTCTTCAGCAGCAAATGACTCTGCTTGCTCAGCAGAGAGATGAGATTCAGAATAAATTGTCCGTTGCTGAAGATAAGGTTCAGTCACATTCTGCTGCGCTTACTAATCTGCAAATTGTTTTGGAACAATTTCAAAGAggtagtttaatttattatgataaataaaatagatgcataattaagaaatgaccttgtatcttgtaaactattgacatttttaaagatataagctcatcctgatgttacactcatcgagacctttcatttgagtacccacatcaatttttcatatattttatatatttttatatatgtatatatgaaaaatatattaaaaatgcatgtgggtacttaaatgaaagctcttgatgagtgtaacatcgggatgagcttatatctttaaaaatgtcaataattaagaactggcattgctatcttgtcaactaatgacatttttaaagatataagctcatcctgatgttacactcatcgagacctttcatttgagtacccacatcaatttttcatatattttatatatttttatatatgtatatatgaaaaatatatcaaaaatgcatgtgggtactcaaatgaaaggtctcggtgagtgtaatgtcgaaatgagcttataactttgaaaatgtcaatagttcataagatacaaggtcatttcttaactattgacatttttaaagatataagcttatcccgatgttatactcatcaagagctttcatttgaatacccacatcaattttcatatatttttcatatatacatatatgtaaatatataaaatatatgaaaaattgatgtgggtactcgtatgtacaatgcaatttaacaaaagtcattatttaatgaagcaaaattgtatttatttataatttacaagtcacggcagtcacatagtgactgcaaggttgctagtataaattaagtctaaaaaatcattttttttttttttttttttttttttcagataaagAAAACGATATAAGAAACGCTACAGAAAGAATTAGACAGCAGTTGaatgattcatttaaaaaacaagatgaacttaatgaagaaattaaattattaaaggtttgttgattaaatattaaatatttattattattagcaaaACAACTTGATTAtgcttaatttaattttttactaataaataataagataaaTGATCATAGATATTGATATAAGCTTCTTTGTTTCAATGTcaactttataattaattaaataaatgtataaaattaatatttattcattgatttgtaataaattaatacttgGATATTTCTTCTCAACAGAATCAATTGACAGAAGCAAAAGAATGTTTGCAAGCAGCTTCGCGATTAAGCGAACAGTTggataaaaaaactgaaagaATACAGGAACTTAATGAAGAaggtatttatattaataattatattcttctaattaattaatttaattaatttagaaatagAATGCATGTATTAACTAATGTTACTGGtaactagaaaattttttaatattttagagtaataatttaattgcatggtactaaaaaatttcacactaCTCTAATGCTTCTcgctatttcttcttttaatttaaatacttaatagtttttagatttttaaattattaagtagTTTAAgtttaagttatttaattagCAGTAATAATGAAtagtttatataaaatataattgtgaCTAATTAAAATAGAGCAAATGCACATAAATCTGGTGTGTTAGTCAAATATCAGCTGGTAATTCTGGGATGTTAGAATAACTCAGGATTCTTGCTGGTATCTGGCTAAGCATTAGAACGTCGCCTTTGCACACTAAATCGTATTCACGCATATCCATTTTATTTTGGTGTTGGTTTTTTTACccaacttattttttttttaacagaacaatatatatttaatttcattatcatgcgattaaaaaatatctgtaagattaataattattaattcacattaaatattttattttgggtttcagggaatttttaattaaattttttttttttaatctaattattaaatttttaaaataatttaactataagtatataaaataaataattttttgccataaaaaattttttataaaagaagaaatcaaacttgcatttttttttttaaataattaattaaattttgacaaaaattaataattctatttaataaataaaaaatattttattatttggtaGCGATAGAGTAAGTAATCTCATTTGGTAACTGTGAGTCGGTTCATTACAGTTGCTCATATTACCTTGTGGGATTTCCTACCCGCTACCATTATccttcaatttaattttattattttattttaccaccaaatatttacttatcatcatcattaattcacataaaatttttttttcaacactattgccattttttaaataaaaaaaaaatcgacacataattgcaataaaatttatttattaattattatttaacgcatattaataattagaaaattagcATGATAGCTCAATAAAATGGCATGATACCAGAGGAATGCAGCATGATCATATAAACATAGGTGTGAGTATTACATCAGGTACTGGTTATATTAATTGAATGCCAGTGCTTGTGTTATACTTgcatttatgtttttttagtCCTCATCAATTTACGTCAACTTGGATGAAAAATTAGTGCACATTTTTATGCGACAATAGGTAtcactgtttattttttattttaattataattattaattttaattatttcttcacacttttttattttttatttataaatttttatttatttacagtttCTAAATTGAATGAACTTGTTAATACTGCGGAGCAGAGAATTCAAGAAGCTAAAGAAAGTGGCGTAGGAAAAGTtgacaagtaaattttttttttttattaataattgataaaataaattatcaatttggctaattgtaatttttttggtctagAAATCTTGTAAAGAATTTACTGCTGGGTTTTATATCAGCTTCAAATGCTGATAAATCATCGGTGTTGAGAGTAATGGCTACtgttttagattttaatgaaTCTGAACGCGATAAATCTGGACTGAATAATTCTAATGCTCATGGGGGTTGGTTCTCTGGGCTTTTACATGGTGGAGCTACTaaggtaaattatttatttatttaatttagaaaaaaaaatcgctcttttaatttttttttttatttttacatgtgtaatttttaaaattattttaaaaatttttagaagttttttaaattcagtaccataatttattttattaacatacttaaaaaattacatctttctctaacaataattgtcgataaaagtattttaattgtgaatttcacctaaattttctctgatggtatgagacctcataccgataaaatattatggtgaagaagtaataatcaaaaattagtcattcttCAAGAATTTGGATTGGGAGTATTCGGCTtagagtaataataataactatctatctttatcaataaacaccgatcttcgagtcaaatatatatatatatatatatatatatatatatatatatatatatatatatatatatatatatatattaaataccttaaatacttaaaaataattttttatttatttttaaaggatcAAGAAGCCTCTTTATCAGCAGCATTTGTTAGATTTTTGGAGAGTGAATCAAAACCAGTGTCTTCTGTCCCAGCGTTACCTATTTCAAATAcagtaagtaaaaataattattttttaaaattataaatgcatactaattataatttatttacagccAATACGGCCTGGACACAGTAGGCAACATTCAACATCTTCAAATCAATCAGGCGGCCTTTTGTTATCCAATATGACGCTTCCATCCTTTCCAGACTTTATACCGTCCAGAAATACTGGATCGATATTGAAAGAAGTCCTAAAAGACagttgatattaattttcatttaccTTACTATTATGACTATTAATcgattgtaaataattattgttttcaaaGTGATGAAAAttggttttaaattttattagaattgctctataaatttaattatgattgCCTTGTACTAATCTttcagaaatttataaatgtttgcttttatttaataatttatagaaatttccGGTAGCACTAATCTTCGCTCAAAGTATTTGAGATtagatgctattttttaatgaatataaataaataatttgtatactattaattaattataaataaaatattacaatttattaatatatttcttctcattgtaaaattaattttttttttttttttttttttttttttttaataatagatttaatgttttaaacttaatttcttgcttttaatttgtttctttattaatcaattatattttattatttttagttttgaatttaataattgatttttaaaattttactatcattattatttatcaatataattaaaatatgtatgtaaaatttatacttaccGTCATTATTAAGTGTCTAACCATTATTTATggtgaaataatttaattttttcttaactattactaaaataattctaaaacttgaagtatataataataaaattaatcttaatttattaaaggataatagaaatgttaaaaaaaaaaataattcaaaatttatttttatttttaactttatttattttttaactcaaatattacataaaataaaacataactatcttaaaaaattaatgactcGAAAAGTccaaacaattaaattaaatgaactAGATCATGAAATTAAACTCTAATGACATTAGTTGATCACGTGACACATGAAGTCAGtcagtaatttcttacaaaagtataaatacaaaaaaagaaaaaaagaaattaagaatttgtaaatactgtaaatttatttctttcctTTCTTGTCGTCTTTTTTGCACTCCTTGGCGCAGGCGTCTTTTTCGCAGGACTCACGAATGGCCGGCTTGCCGGTGTGCTCGATCTTGATCGGTCTTTCGCCCTCAACCTTAGGAATGTCTTTTCTAGGAGCTGTGATGGTAAGTACTCCGTCAGATGACAAGCTGGAGTTAACCTGATCGATGTCACACTGCTCCGGGATCATGTACTTGCGCACAAACTGTCTGGAGATGAAACCATG includes the following:
- the LOC123268441 gene encoding thyroid receptor-interacting protein 11-like isoform X1 translates to MAWFGDGLSSLSNLKGQITSFTKEVLSESVVSDTDEQAKLLEEANIKCVQLQDLLNSRDAEISVLRRQNCELQNAVVESNVRGREQDAGADEGGGFFWDPPASNRDIKSNRSQVRELQEQIVQATVRIRELEEELEKFRNKAIDKLDDVADGHQKAEILRAKQDIVNRIIQIGEKGREAERNMKKQQLDESTFVNDFRAAISKLDSHEQVHLIRCALHALELGNGNEFKDNDDEKTNIARKRNNSQRYHDETATNGVHNRETDLLDKITKLQEENKNLTASIEELDQQHSQSIEKVLSIKEELEKKHKSLQAAYESLYVDYNSCQDKLNKLESKFPNNNSTISLKSKFSEDKNIQTILNNEEKKELSNETTQTEDNQTKASIELLISRVRDIIKDCNLNLKPDCENETIFELVAKHYVEASWKKDTLENQLTELTHQLHQTSNMRDNLQMECDELQHHIESLEMEIQHVKSNLPSIPEASEERVAVLEAENELMAAEIKRLEADIELLSHKNSELITAMSNVEGSLRNQENLEAEVRNTKQQLVIAQQQLAGASKNVENNENMMEDLSRRLHVALDENNELRSKNDAMEVRERQMQEQLSMYEGKCKSLDENIELIEELKLDINNVRKELKHSVENNKRLEGELKLISEAKGEIERDILVLSQEKEQLEMEIKVLKNNGGIDEDSDLVKELRESLEGVNREKSDLEYDLVNMRKELDVALSQVDLSEKECLNLREEIRKLDEKSKVDKEAKEESEERLVLLSRELDSLQQEHLFLQNEARADKTELDELKGRLEKSEEILKGWESKFREAKIECEEMKEEILRMKEVEEKLKVSEKKYQEMKEEYLKLKTCNKELVGYEEKYLEIEEKVKRMEEERNKEEVDRCHQLEADLVMLLNEKQQLIEDKKEISDVLKVKEAELEALKEEKRELMEQLGLKEKELQSVVDNSQEAADMARETIENLSKIVNEKDKEIEAIKSLQALDVEKKVCENENILSSLKSERDELIKLVQVKHNESLQYHAEIQRMTQLFSDQAAALQTSVAERESLEKLVKDKEAEVLWAQNELQVVRQRLNNLEESTNYGEVCNIVEHSSKLAQLAMLVEKSNALEAALVQEQTSNRILQNQLTDSQQRESSAAKELERLRSHLMEIEDNHTEEMLILEQSKKDVEAKLMQVEEQLKNSSTVYTSANIRANQQVETLQQQMTLLAQQRDEIQNKLSVAEDKVQSHSAALTNLQIVLEQFQRDKENDIRNATERIRQQLNDSFKKQDELNEEIKLLKNQLTEAKECLQAASRLSEQLDKKTERIQELNEEVSKLNELVNTAEQRIQEAKESGVGKVDKNLVKNLLLGFISASNADKSSVLRVMATVLDFNESERDKSGLNNSNAHGGWFSGLLHGGATKDQEASLSAAFVRFLESESKPVSSVPALPISNTPIRPGHSRQHSTSSNQSGGLLLSNMTLPSFPDFIPSRNTGSILKEVLKDS
- the LOC123268441 gene encoding thyroid receptor-interacting protein 11-like isoform X2, with the translated sequence MKKQQLDESTFVNDFRAAISKLDSHEQVHLIRCALHALELGNGNEFKDNDDEKTNIARKRNNSQRYHDETATNGVHNRETDLLDKITKLQEENKNLTASIEELDQQHSQSIEKVLSIKEELEKKHKSLQAAYESLYVDYNSCQDKLNKLESKFPNNNSTISLKSKFSEDKNIQTILNNEEKKELSNETTQTEDNQTKASIELLISRVRDIIKDCNLNLKPDCENETIFELVAKHYVEASWKKDTLENQLTELTHQLHQTSNMRDNLQMECDELQHHIESLEMEIQHVKSNLPSIPEASEERVAVLEAENELMAAEIKRLEADIELLSHKNSELITAMSNVEGSLRNQENLEAEVRNTKQQLVIAQQQLAGASKNVENNENMMEDLSRRLHVALDENNELRSKNDAMEVRERQMQEQLSMYEGKCKSLDENIELIEELKLDINNVRKELKHSVENNKRLEGELKLISEAKGEIERDILVLSQEKEQLEMEIKVLKNNGGIDEDSDLVKELRESLEGVNREKSDLEYDLVNMRKELDVALSQVDLSEKECLNLREEIRKLDEKSKVDKEAKEESEERLVLLSRELDSLQQEHLFLQNEARADKTELDELKGRLEKSEEILKGWESKFREAKIECEEMKEEILRMKEVEEKLKVSEKKYQEMKEEYLKLKTCNKELVGYEEKYLEIEEKVKRMEEERNKEEVDRCHQLEADLVMLLNEKQQLIEDKKEISDVLKVKEAELEALKEEKRELMEQLGLKEKELQSVVDNSQEAADMARETIENLSKIVNEKDKEIEAIKSLQALDVEKKVCENENILSSLKSERDELIKLVQVKHNESLQYHAEIQRMTQLFSDQAAALQTSVAERESLEKLVKDKEAEVLWAQNELQVVRQRLNNLEESTNYGEVCNIVEHSSKLAQLAMLVEKSNALEAALVQEQTSNRILQNQLTDSQQRESSAAKELERLRSHLMEIEDNHTEEMLILEQSKKDVEAKLMQVEEQLKNSSTVYTSANIRANQQVETLQQQMTLLAQQRDEIQNKLSVAEDKVQSHSAALTNLQIVLEQFQRDKENDIRNATERIRQQLNDSFKKQDELNEEIKLLKNQLTEAKECLQAASRLSEQLDKKTERIQELNEEVSKLNELVNTAEQRIQEAKESGVGKVDKNLVKNLLLGFISASNADKSSVLRVMATVLDFNESERDKSGLNNSNAHGGWFSGLLHGGATKDQEASLSAAFVRFLESESKPVSSVPALPISNTPIRPGHSRQHSTSSNQSGGLLLSNMTLPSFPDFIPSRNTGSILKEVLKDS